Proteins from a genomic interval of Plutella xylostella chromosome 24, ilPluXylo3.1, whole genome shotgun sequence:
- the LOC125490530 gene encoding histone H2B translates to MPPKTSGKAAKKSGKAQKNISKSDKKKKKHKRKESYAIYIYKVLKQVHPDTGISSKAMSIMNSFVNDIFERIAAEASRLAHYNKRSTITSREVQTSVRLLLPGELAKHAVSEGTKAVTKYTSSK, encoded by the coding sequence ATGCCACCCAAGACTAGCGGCAAGGCCGCCAAGAAGTCCGGCAAAGCCCAGAAGAACATCTCCAAGTCGgacaagaaaaagaagaagcaCAAGAGGAAGGAGAGCTACGCCATCTACATCTACAAGGTGTTGAAGCAGGTCCACCCCGACACCGGTATCTCCTCGAAGGCCATGTCAATCATGAACTCGTTCGTGAACGACATCTTCGAGCGTATCGCCGCGGAAGCGTCTCGTCTCGCCCACTACAACAAGCGTTCGACGATCACCTCCAGGGAGGTGCAGACCTCCGTGAGGCTCCTGCTGCCCGGTGAGCTCGCCAAGCACGCCGTCAGTGAAGGTACCAAGGCGGTCACCAAGTACACCTCGTCCAAGTGA